The following coding sequences lie in one Apium graveolens cultivar Ventura chromosome 1, ASM990537v1, whole genome shotgun sequence genomic window:
- the LOC141663556 gene encoding hypothetical protein At1g04090-like isoform X1: MTVRWCSPVFFFTTFCILTLCNCSSLCFLDSAFVTCRNPSFSRITSSKKTNNPLPVETTFKIPAPIPIWPSGNGFASGTIDLGELKVSHVSTFSKVWTAYEGGPLNLGATFYEPVSVPQGFSVLGYYSQPNNQALYGWVIVAKAARSDKSRPALALPTDYTLVWSSDSQNIKQDGFGYIWLPVPSSGYKAVGHVVTNSSEKPSLDKIGCVRSDLTEDIETGNWIWGPKSSFNVYSSRPSVRGIEASSVAIGTFVAKKDKDAPSLSCLKNIKNDLSSMPNLNQIQALFKAYSPVVYFHPKEKYFPSSVNWFFRNGALLYTKGQESKPVQIETTGSNLPQNGSDDGAYWLDLPADKTASETVKKGNLAEAGVYLHIKPALGATFTDIAVWIFYPFNGAARAKIEFLTVSLGRIGEHVGDWEHVTLRISNFDGELKSVYFSQHSKGSWVSVSNLEFEKENKAVVYASMHGHAAYPKAGVVVEGKASIGIRNDTCKGKVVMDTGSRYLVVGAEYLGASKIVEAAWLNYARKWGPKISYNIDEELSRVKKMLPGFLRSKFEGMIRSVPGEVLGEEGPTGPKWKDNWSGDERV; the protein is encoded by the exons ATGACTGTTAGATGGTGTTCCCCTGTCTTTTTCTTCACAACATTTTGCATACTAACACTCTGTAATTGTTCAAGCCTATGTTTCCTAGATTCTGCATTTGTAACCTGCCGAAACCCCTCATTTTCTCGGATAACATCATCCAAGAAAACCAACAATCCATTACCTGTTGAAACAACGTTCAAGATTCCGGCACCAATTCCTATATGGCCCTCAG GTAATGGTTTTGCAAGTGGAACAATTGACTTGGGAGAACTAAAAGTTTCTCATGTCTCAACTTTTAGCAAAGTTTGGACTGCCTATGAAGGAGGGCCACTCAATCTTGGGGCGACATTTTATGAACCAGTATCAGTACCACAAGGGTTCTCAGTACTTGGTTATTATAGCCAACCAAATAACCAGGCTTTATATGGATGGGTTATTGTTGCTAAAGCTGCGAGAAGTGATAAATCTCGACCAGCACTAGCGTTACCAACTGATTACACTCTTGTTTGGAGTAGTGACTCTCAAAATATTAAGCAGGATGGTTTTGGCTATATATGGCTACCAGTTCCATCAAGTGGTTACAAAGCTGTGGGTCATGTTGTCACTAATTCTTCGGAGAAGCCTTCCCTAGATAAAATTGGTTGCGTACGATCAGATTTAACGGAGGATATTGAAACTGGAAACTGGATTTGGGGACCAAAAAGTAGCTTCAACGTATACAGCTCAAGGCCATCTGTGAGAGGAATTGAAGCCTCAAGTGTAGCTATTGGAACATTTGTGGCTAAGAAAGATAAGGATGCACCTTCTTTGTCTTGTTTAAAGAATATAAAGAATGATTTGTCTAGCATGCCAAATTTAAACCAAATTCAAGCATTGTTTAAGGCTTACTCACCGGTAGTATACTTTCATCCCAAGGAAAAATATTTTCCGTCCTCGGTTAATTGGTTTTTCCGGAATGGTGCATTATTGTACACAAAAGGCCAAGAATCTAAACCAGTTCAGATTGAAACCACTGGCTCAAATCTTCCACAAAATGGATCAGATGATGGTGCATATTGGTTAGACCTTCCAGCCGACAAAACGGCTAGTGAAACTGTAAAGAAAGGTAATTTGGCAGAGGCAGGGGTATATTTACACATAAAACCTGCTCTTGGTGCCACATTTACTGATATAGCTGTTTGGATATTTTACCCTTTTAATGGGGCTGCAAGGGCTAAAATTGAATTTCTAACAGTTTCGCTGGGAAGAATAGGTGAACATGTTGGCGACTGGGAACACGTAACATTAAGGATCAGTAATTTTGACGGAGAGTTAAAAAGTGTGTATTTTTCACAGCACAGCAAAGGAAGTTGGGTAAGTGTTTCGAACCTGGAATTCGAGAAAGAGAACAAGGCCGTAGTGTATGCGTCAATGCACGGGCATGCAGCATATCCAAAGGCCGGGGTTGTTGTTGAAGGGAAGGCATCAATTGGGATACGAAACGACACTTGTAAAGGTAAGGTTGTGATGGACACGGGATCAAGATATTTGGTGGTGGGAGCAGAGTATTTGGGAGCATCAAAGATTGTTGAAGCAGCGTGGTTGAATTATGCTAGAAAATGGGGACCAAAAATAAGTTACAATATTGATGAAGAGTTGAGTAGAGTGAAAAAGATGTTGCCCGGGTTCTTGAGGAGCAAATTTGAAGGAATGATTAGAAGTGTGCCTGGAGAAGTATTAGGTGAGGAAGGACCAACGGGGCCAAAATGGAAAGATAATTGGAGTGGGGATGAGAGGGTTTAA
- the LOC141663556 gene encoding hypothetical protein At1g04090-like isoform X2 has translation MMIKKLNSFSIFIISIGLCFLDSAFVTCRNPSFSRITSSKKTNNPLPVETTFKIPAPIPIWPSGNGFASGTIDLGELKVSHVSTFSKVWTAYEGGPLNLGATFYEPVSVPQGFSVLGYYSQPNNQALYGWVIVAKAARSDKSRPALALPTDYTLVWSSDSQNIKQDGFGYIWLPVPSSGYKAVGHVVTNSSEKPSLDKIGCVRSDLTEDIETGNWIWGPKSSFNVYSSRPSVRGIEASSVAIGTFVAKKDKDAPSLSCLKNIKNDLSSMPNLNQIQALFKAYSPVVYFHPKEKYFPSSVNWFFRNGALLYTKGQESKPVQIETTGSNLPQNGSDDGAYWLDLPADKTASETVKKGNLAEAGVYLHIKPALGATFTDIAVWIFYPFNGAARAKIEFLTVSLGRIGEHVGDWEHVTLRISNFDGELKSVYFSQHSKGSWVSVSNLEFEKENKAVVYASMHGHAAYPKAGVVVEGKASIGIRNDTCKGKVVMDTGSRYLVVGAEYLGASKIVEAAWLNYARKWGPKISYNIDEELSRVKKMLPGFLRSKFEGMIRSVPGEVLGEEGPTGPKWKDNWSGDERV, from the exons CCTATGTTTCCTAGATTCTGCATTTGTAACCTGCCGAAACCCCTCATTTTCTCGGATAACATCATCCAAGAAAACCAACAATCCATTACCTGTTGAAACAACGTTCAAGATTCCGGCACCAATTCCTATATGGCCCTCAG GTAATGGTTTTGCAAGTGGAACAATTGACTTGGGAGAACTAAAAGTTTCTCATGTCTCAACTTTTAGCAAAGTTTGGACTGCCTATGAAGGAGGGCCACTCAATCTTGGGGCGACATTTTATGAACCAGTATCAGTACCACAAGGGTTCTCAGTACTTGGTTATTATAGCCAACCAAATAACCAGGCTTTATATGGATGGGTTATTGTTGCTAAAGCTGCGAGAAGTGATAAATCTCGACCAGCACTAGCGTTACCAACTGATTACACTCTTGTTTGGAGTAGTGACTCTCAAAATATTAAGCAGGATGGTTTTGGCTATATATGGCTACCAGTTCCATCAAGTGGTTACAAAGCTGTGGGTCATGTTGTCACTAATTCTTCGGAGAAGCCTTCCCTAGATAAAATTGGTTGCGTACGATCAGATTTAACGGAGGATATTGAAACTGGAAACTGGATTTGGGGACCAAAAAGTAGCTTCAACGTATACAGCTCAAGGCCATCTGTGAGAGGAATTGAAGCCTCAAGTGTAGCTATTGGAACATTTGTGGCTAAGAAAGATAAGGATGCACCTTCTTTGTCTTGTTTAAAGAATATAAAGAATGATTTGTCTAGCATGCCAAATTTAAACCAAATTCAAGCATTGTTTAAGGCTTACTCACCGGTAGTATACTTTCATCCCAAGGAAAAATATTTTCCGTCCTCGGTTAATTGGTTTTTCCGGAATGGTGCATTATTGTACACAAAAGGCCAAGAATCTAAACCAGTTCAGATTGAAACCACTGGCTCAAATCTTCCACAAAATGGATCAGATGATGGTGCATATTGGTTAGACCTTCCAGCCGACAAAACGGCTAGTGAAACTGTAAAGAAAGGTAATTTGGCAGAGGCAGGGGTATATTTACACATAAAACCTGCTCTTGGTGCCACATTTACTGATATAGCTGTTTGGATATTTTACCCTTTTAATGGGGCTGCAAGGGCTAAAATTGAATTTCTAACAGTTTCGCTGGGAAGAATAGGTGAACATGTTGGCGACTGGGAACACGTAACATTAAGGATCAGTAATTTTGACGGAGAGTTAAAAAGTGTGTATTTTTCACAGCACAGCAAAGGAAGTTGGGTAAGTGTTTCGAACCTGGAATTCGAGAAAGAGAACAAGGCCGTAGTGTATGCGTCAATGCACGGGCATGCAGCATATCCAAAGGCCGGGGTTGTTGTTGAAGGGAAGGCATCAATTGGGATACGAAACGACACTTGTAAAGGTAAGGTTGTGATGGACACGGGATCAAGATATTTGGTGGTGGGAGCAGAGTATTTGGGAGCATCAAAGATTGTTGAAGCAGCGTGGTTGAATTATGCTAGAAAATGGGGACCAAAAATAAGTTACAATATTGATGAAGAGTTGAGTAGAGTGAAAAAGATGTTGCCCGGGTTCTTGAGGAGCAAATTTGAAGGAATGATTAGAAGTGTGCCTGGAGAAGTATTAGGTGAGGAAGGACCAACGGGGCCAAAATGGAAAGATAATTGGAGTGGGGATGAGAGGGTTTAA